The genome window CCGCGCCTTGAGCGCCTCGGAAATTTCCGCGCTGGCCGCGCCTCTAGCCGCTCCTGGTGGACTTGCCGTGAGCATTGGAAATGCCCAGGCCGCCTTGACCTGGAACGCCGTTTCCGGCGCAACCGGTTACAACGTCAAGCGTGCGACCGTTAGCAGCGGCCCTTACACTGTGGTCGGAGCCAACCTTGCTGGCCCGAACTGGACGGACACTGGAGTGATCAACGGCACTAGCTATTTCTATGTGGTGACCGCGCTCAATGGCCTGGCCGAAAGCGTGAACTCCACCGAAGTCAGCACGACTCCCGTCGGCCCTCCGCCGGTCCCTGCCAACTTCACGGCCGTCAGCGACAACGGCCTCGTCACCTTGACCTGGACCGCTTCCTCCGGAGCGACCAGCTATAACATCAAGCGCTCGACCACCGACGGCAGCGGTTACCTAACTATTGGCATTTCCACCTCGGCGACGTATGCCGACAGCATCGTCACCAATGGCACCGCGTATTATTACGTGGTGACCGCAGTCGGCCCGAATGGCGAAAGCGCCGCCTCGGTCCAGGCCTCGGCCACCCCCCTTGCCCCGCCTGCGGCCCCGGCCGGACTCACCGCAACCGCGAGCAATGCCACCGTGACCCTCGCTTGGAGCGCTGCCTCCGGAGCGACAAGCTATAACATCAAACGATCCGATACCAGCGGCAGCGGTTACGAGCTCGTCGGCACAACCTCGGACACCGGCTATGTTGATACCGATGTCGTGAACGGGGCTCCGTATTACTACGTGATCTCGGCCCAAAACGCCGTCGGCGAAGGAGCCGATTCGACGCAAGCCACCGCGACTCCGGTGGACGTGCCCGCAGCCCCTTCCGGAGCGATCGCCTCTGCCGGCAACGGCCAAGCCGGGTTGGTCTGGCAGGCCGTGGGCGGCGCGACCAGCTACACGATCAAGCGCTCCACCGTTTCTGGCGGCCCCTACACCGTCCTCGCCAGCGGACTGACGACCACCAGCTACTTCGACAGCACGGTAGTCAACGGCACGACTTATTATTATGTGATCTCCGCGGTGAACGCCGGTGGCGAAGGTGACTCCAGCACTGAGTTGGTGGTGACACCCAACAGCAATCCCCTGCGCGCCCATCTGCGCTTTGATCAAATCAGCGGGGCGACCGTCACCGATTCTAGCGGAAATGGATGGAACGGCACGCTTGTGGGCAGCTCCACCTACACGGTCGGCAAGATCAACAACGCGGTCAGCCTGAGCGGTTCCACCAATTACGCGACCCTGCCCACCGGAGTGATCGCAGGGCTGAATAACTTCACCATCTCCGCTTGGGTGAAGTTGAATAGTGCGGCACTCTGGCCACGGCTCTTCAATTTCGGCACGGGCACAACCAGTTTCATGTATCTGCTCCCTAGGAATGGATCGGGCAATGTGCAGTTCGGAATCACAACAAATGGATGGAACGGGCAGCAGCAAATCAACACCGCCTACACATTCCAAACTGGAACATGGACACATGTGGCAGTGACGTTGTCGGGAACCGTAGGAACGGTCTATGTGAACGGAACCTCGGTTGGAACCAACAGCACACTGACGCTAAATCCATCCAGCTTGGGAATCACAACGCAGAACTATATCGGAAAATCGTACCTTGGCAGCGATCCGTATCTCAATGGTCTGGTGGACGAGTTCCAAATCTACGGCCGTGCCTTGAGTTCCTCGGAAATCTCCGCCTTGGCAACAGCCTCGTTGAACGCGCCCGCGAACCTTGCCGCGTCCCCGGGCCAAACCCAGATCGCGCTGAACTGGAGCGCGGTCCCGGGAGCGACCGGCTACAACGTCAAACGCGGCTATGCCAGCGGAGGCCCCTTCACGACGATCCTCGGTCCGGTTACCGGCACCAGTTACACCGACACCAGCCTCGCCACTGGCAGCCCCTATTATTACGTGGTGAGCACGCTCAACGGAGTGGTGGAAAGCGCCAACTCCGCCGAAGCCAGCGCCACCACGATGGCCCCGCCCCTTGCTCCGGCTGCTCTTACTGCGACCGGCGGGGACGCTCAAATAGCTCTCACCTGGGCCGCTTCTCCCGGAACCGCCAGCTATCAAGTCAAGCGTTCTCTGACCTCCGGAGGTTCGTATGCCATCGTTGCATCGGGTCTAACCGGAACGTCCTGCAACGACACCGGCCTGACCAATGGCACGCCGTATTTCTACGTGGTCTCTGCGGTCAATCCCGCTGGCGAGAGCCCGAACTCCGGTCAAGCCTCGGCGACTCCCCTGCCGCCCGTGCCCAACGCCCCGTCCGGCCTCACCGCCACGCCGGGCAACGGCCAGATTGCGCTCAGTTGGTCGGCCGCCAGCGGCGCGGCGAGCTACAACGTCAAGCGCTCCACCGTTTCCGGCGGCCCCTACACCGTCATCGCCAGCGGGCTGACGGCCACCAACTACGTTGACAACCCGGTGGTCAACGGGACGATCTATTTTTACGTCATCACCGCGGTCAACCTCGGCGGCGAAAGCGGCGCCAGCACTCAGTTGGCGGTGACGCCCAACCCGCTGCGCGCCCATCTGCGCTTCGATGAAATCAGTGGGACGACCGCCACCGATACCAGCGGAAACGGCTGGAACGGCACGCTCGTCGGCGGATCCACCTACACGGCAGGCAAGATCAACAACGCGGTCAGCCTGAGCGGTTCCACCAATTATGTAACGCTGCCAACAGGGGTCATTGCTGGACTAACAAATTACACCATTTCGGCGTGGGTGAAATTGATCAGCACGTCGAACAACACGAGAATTTTTGATTTTGGAACGAGTACCTCGAATTACTTGGAGCTGTGCCCGAAGAACGGAAACAACGGCTTTTTGCGCCTTGAAGCAGTCAAGGGAGGAGTGGTACAGCAGATTAATACAACCTACACGTTCCCAACCGGGACGTGGACGCACGTGGCAGTGACCCTGTCGGGTTCCACCGGCACGCTCTATGTCAACGGAACAGCGGTCGGATCCAATGCGGTGATGAGCCTCAATCCATCGAGTTTCGGTAACACCACCAAAAATTATATCGGAAAATCGCAATGGAGCAACGATCCCTATCTGAACGGCTCTCTGGACGAATTCCAAATCTACGGCCGCGCCTTGAGTGCCGCCGAGATCTCCGCCGTGGCAGCAGCCTCGCTGACTGCGCCCACGAATCTTGTCGTTACCCCGGGCGAAACTCAGATCGCGCTGAACTGGAGCGCCGTGTCCGAAGCGGCCGGCTATAACGTCAAGCGCGCCGATGTGAGCGGCGGTCCCTACACGATCCTCGGTCCGGTGACCAGCACGAGCTACATCGACACCAATCTCTCCTCCGGCAGCCCCTATTATTACGTGGTTACCGCCCTCAATGGGATGGTTGAAAGCGCAAACTCCGCCGAGGCGAACGGGACCACTTACACCTCCGTCCAGACGTGGCGGCTGACCAACTTCGGCACGGTCGCCAATGTCGACGCCGCCGCCGACACGGCCGACCCTGATGGCGATGGCTGGACCAACGCCGAGGAATTCATCGCCGGCACCGATCCCACGAACGCAGCCAGCACGCTGAAAATCAGCCAACTCCAAATGAGCGGCAGCAACATCACCGTAAGTTTCTCCACCGTATCCGGAAAAACCTACCGCGTGGAACGCTCCGACACGCTGGAAAACGGTTCGTGGACAATCGTGCAGGGCAACATCGCCGGCACCGGCGGCACTGTTCAGGCCACGGATGTCGATGCGGCGGGCCAGGCCAAACGCTTCTACCGGATAGTCACCCCCTGATCACCGTCCGCCAATCCATCCTTCATCCTCGTTCGTCATCCACTCGCAACCCTCTTCTTTTTTCCATGCGTTTCATCCCCGTCCTCGTCACCACCACCGCCCTGCTGGCATCCCTCGCGTCCGCAGCCGACACCGTCGGCACCGCGCTACCGCCGCTGCCACCCTTCCCTGCGCTACCCGCCTCCCAGCCCGTGGACAGCGTGCCTATGGCCGACTCCAAGTCCGCCGCCGAGGTGAAGCTCGACCTCCCCATCACCCCCGGCCCTTACGCGCCGACCTGGGACTCCATTGAGAAAAACTATCCCGGCACCCCCGCCTGGCTGCGCGACGCCAAGTTCGGCATCTGGGTCCATTTCGGCCCGCAGGCCGCCGGCAAGAGCGGCGACTGGTATGCCCGCAACCTCTACAAGCCCGGCACCGACGCCTACAAAAACCATCTCGCCAACTACGGCCACCCGTCGGAAGTCGGCTACAAGGAGGTCCTGCGCGACTGGAATCCCACCAAGCTCGACCCCGCCAAACTCGTCGAGATCTACAAGGACGCCGGCGCCCGCTATCTAATCATCCAAGGGGTTCACCATGACGAGTTCGATATGTGGAACTCCAAGTATCAGCCTTGGAACTCCACCCGTCTCGGCCCCAAGCGCGACCTCCTCGGCGAATGGACCAAGGCCGCCCGCGCCGACGGCATCCGCTTCGGCGTCACCTTCCACCATGAATATTCCTGGTGGTGGTGGCAAACCGCTTTCGCCGCCGACAAAAACGGCTCCAAGGCCGGCGTCCCCTACGACGGCCACCTCACCCTCGCCGACGGCAAGGGCAAGTGGTGGGAAGGCCTCGACCCACGCCTGCTCTACGGCGTGGACCTCCGCGAATACAAAGGCGTCGTCGCCGCCGCCAACGATAGTTGGAAGCCCCCGGCCGCCGGGATTTTTCAAAACCACGCCGCCTACGCCAAGTGGTATGCCACCTGGTGGGCTCTGCGTATGATGGACGTCGTCGACAAATATCAACCGGACTTCATCTACACCGACGGCACCAACATCCAGCCCTTCAGCGGCGCGGGCACCGGCACCGGTCAAAAGTCCGACGCCATGCAGCGCGTCATCGCCGACTTCTACAACAAGACTCTCCAGCGCCGCGGCAAGGTGGACGTCTTCAGCATCGTCAAGTTCCGCCCCAAGACCAACGGCACGGTCAACACCCAGGAAGGCACCATCCCCCGCGACATCAAACGCGATCAGGACTGGATCGCGGAAACGCCCGTCGGCGACTGGTTCTACGCCCCCGGCTTCACCAACGACTCCGGCGCCGTCATCCGCTACCTCCTCGAACAAGTCTCCCGCGACGGCAACGTCGGCCTCTGTATCTGCCCGCTCCCCGACGGCTCGCTCGACGACAGCACGGTCAAGATGCTCAAGGAAACCGGCGAATGGATGCGCCTCAACGGCGCCGGCATCTACGGCAGCAAAGCCTGGACGCGCCTCGGCGAAGGCACCGGCGGCAAGCTCAACGTCCTTCCCGGCGGCAAGATCGGTCGCAACCAAGCCGACCATCGTTTCTCCGCTTCCGACATCCGCTTCACCGTCGGCAAAGACGGCAACCTCTACGCCTACTGCATGACCGTGCCCGCCACCGGCACCCAGGTGCGGATCACCTCGCTGGGCACCACGGCCAACGCCCTCGGCAAGCCGGTCAGCTCCGTCACACTCCTCGGCTACACCGGCACGCTCACGTGGAAGCAGGAACCCGACGCGCTCGTCGTCACCTTGCCCGACACCTCCACCTTCAGGACCGCGCTGGGCTTCAAAATCGAAACGAAATAAAGCCCGCCGCGGCCGGGCACCTCGGCCGCTTCCTCCCCTACCTCGCTCCTTGAGTTTCACCATGATAAAACTGAACCATACCACCCTCCCGATCTTGCTCGTTTGCCTCATGAGCACCGCACCGATCACTTTGCGGGCCGCAGTCGAGCAGGTGCAGCCTCATTCCCGCGGCGCCTCGCTCCAGCTCACCGAGGGCCGCCTTCAGGTTGATTTTGTCACGGACCGCATCGCCCGCGTGCGCGCTACCAAGAACGCCGATTGGTCCAAGACGCCCAGCCTGATGCGCGTCGAGGTCGCCGAAGTCCCCGGCCGGATCCGCGTCAAAGAATCGTCCGCCACCGTCGAACTGCGCTCCGACCAGCTCATCGTCCGCATCGACCGCGCCACCGAGGCGGTTTCGTATTTCGACGCGGACGGCAAGCCGCTCCTCACCGAGCACCCCTCGCAACCCCGGACGCTCGAACGCGTGGAGGTGATCAAGTCGCTCGCCGATCCCGCCTCCGTCACAAAAGTGACGACCGTTGACGGCGAGCGCGAACGGGTGGGCAACTACATCCAGCGCAAAGATCGCGACGCATGGCGGGGCAAAGTCTCCTTCCGTTTCGCCAAGGACGAAGCGCTCTACGGCCTCGGCTTCGATGAAACGTCCGACCTGAACCTGCGCGGCACCACCAAGCGGCTCTACCAGCACAACCTGCGCATCCTTATTCCGTCGCTGGTTTCCACTCGGGGCTACGGGCTGCTCTTCGACGCCTACTCGGCGATGACTTTCGCCGATGGGACCAACGGCGGTTCGATGACCTTCGACGTGATCGACGACCTCGACTACTATTTCATCGCCGGTCCCGACATGGACGGCGCGGTCGCCGGCTACCGTCAACTCACCGGCCAGGCGGCGATGTTGCCCCGCTGGGCCTACGGCTACGTGCAGTCCAAAGAACGCTACAAAACGCAGGACGAACTGGTGGCCACGGTGAAGGAGTTCCGCGACCGCAAGATCCCCCTCGATGTCATCGTGCAGGACTGGAGCTACTGGATCTCCTCCCAGTGGGGCGGCGACGTTGATACCAAGCGCTATCCGGACGTCGCGAAAATGATCCGGGACATCCACAAGCAAGACGCCCGCGTGATCATTTCCATCTGGCCCAACCCCAGCGACCTCTCCACCGCCGGCAAGGCGCTCAAGGACGCCGGCCACACGCTAGCCGGCACGCCCTTCATCGACTTCTCCAATCCCGAGGCGCGCAAACTCTACTGGGAGACCGCGGCATGGAAGCCCTTTGGTCAACACGGCATGGACGGCTGGTGGTGCGACTCGACCGAACCTGAAAACGTGGACTGGCAAAAGGACCGACCGGCCGATCCGGATTCCGTCAACATTGCAGGCCTGGCCAAGATCATCGACCCGCAATACCTGAACGCCTACGGCCTCTGGAGCGGGACCGGCATCTTCAAAAACCAGCGCGCCTCCGCGCCCGACCGACGCGTGCTCAACCTCACTCGTTCCACTTATGCCGGAGGCCAGCGCACCGGCTCGGTCATCTGGACCGGCGACATCACCGCGAGCTGGGAGACGCTCGCCAAGGAAGTGGCCTCCATGCAGAGCATGAGCGCAGCCGGCTACCCCTATGTCACCACGGACACCGGCGGCTTTTTTGTGGCCCGCAAGGCGCAATGGTTCTGGCGCGGACAGTTCGACAAGGGCGTGGCCGACCTCGGCTATCGCGAACTCTACACGCGCTGGCTCCAGTTCGGCGCGTTCCTGCCCATGTTCCGTAGTCACGGAACCGATACGCCGCGCGAGCCCTGGCGCTTTGGCGAGCCGGGCACGCCGTTTTACGACGCCATCATCGGCACCATCGACCTGCGCTACCGCCTGCTGCCGCATCTCTACTCGCTGAGCGGACGGGTTGCCCGGCAGAACGCCTCGTGGATTCGCCCCGTCGCCTTCTCGTTCCCCGAGGATGCGAAGACCCACGACCTGAAGACCCAGTTCATGGTCGGCGACGAACTCATGATCGCCCCCGTGCTCGCGCCCAAGCTTTACGGGCGGGACTCGACGCCGGTGAAGGACGCCCCCGGCAGCGTGGACGTTTACCTACCCAAAAACTCGGCGTGGATCGACTTCTGGACCGGTCGTCCTCTGTCCGGCGGACAGACCGTCAAGGCCGACGCCCCGCTGTCGCATTCCCCTCTCTTCGTGAAAGCCGGCTCGATCCTGCCGCTCGGTCCCCGCGTGCAACACTCCGGCGAAGCCCCCTCGGCCCCGCTTGAGTTGCGCGTGTATCCGGGTGCCGACGGTTCCTACCTCCTCTACGAAGACCAAGGCGACGGCTGGGGCTACGAAAAAGGTGCCTACTCCGTGATCCCTATAACCTGGAACGACCGCACCCGCACCCTCGTCATCGGCGCGCGCCGAAGCGAGTTCCCCGGCATGTTAAAAATCCGCACCTTCCGCGTCGTTCTCGTCGCCCCCGGCGCGGGCACGGGTATCGAAGCAGCCGATACCGCTGCGGAAGTCCGCTACGACGGACGCACCTTCAATGTGCCTCTCCCCGCCTCAGCCCAACCCACCAAGTAAACGTGCATCAATCACACTCCCTTTCCATGCGCCTCCTACCCGCCCTCCTCACCGCCACCGCCCTGCTGGCATCCCTCGCGTCCGCAGCCGCCACTGCCTGCGCCGCTCTGCCGCCACTGCCTCCGTTCCCCGCGCTACCCGCCACGCAGGCGATCGACAGCGTGCCCATGGCCGACTCCAAGAATGCGGCCGAGGTAAAGCTCAACCTCCCCATCGCCTCCGGCCCCTACGCCCCCACCTGGGAATCCATCGAGAAAAACTACCCCGGCACCCCCGCTTGGCTGCGCGACGCCAAGTTCGGCATCTGGGTTCACTTCGGCCCGCAGGCCGCCGGCCAAAGCGGCGACTGGTATGCCCGCAATCTCTACAAACAAGGCTCCATCGCCTATAAAAACCACCTCAGGGACTACGGCCATCCTTCCGTATCCGGCTACAAGGAGGTCCTACGAGACTGGAACCCCACCAAGCTCGACCCCTCCGCCCTCGTCGCCCTCTACAAGGAAGCCGGCGCACGCTTCCTCATGATCCAAGGCGTCCACCACGACAACTTCGACATGTGGGATTCCCGCTACCAACCGTGGAACTCCACCCGCCTCGGACCCAAGCGCGACCTTCTTGGCGAATGGACCAAGGCCGCCCGCGCCGCCGGAATCCGCTTCGGCGTCACCTTCCACCACGAATACAATTGGTGGTGGTGGCAGACCTCCTTCGGCTCCGACAACAAGGACGGCCCCAAGCCCGGCGTTCCCTACGACGGCAAACTCACGCTCGCCGACAGCAAGGGCAAGTGGTGGGAAGGCCTCGATCCGCGTCTGCTCTACGGGGTCGATCTGCGCGAATACAAAGGCGTCGTCGCTGCCGCCAACCACCCGTGGAATCCCCCGCCCGACGGACTGTTCCAAAACCACGCCGCCTACGCCAAATGGTATGCCACCTGGTGGGCTCTCCGCATGATGGACGTCGTTGATAAATACTCCCCCGACTTCATCTACACCGACGGCACCAACACCCAGCCTTTCAGCGGCGCGGGCACTGGCACCGGCCTCAAAGCCGACGCCATGCAGACCGTCATCGCCGACTTCTACAACCAGACCCTCCAGCGCCGTGGCAAGGTTGACGTCTTCAGCATCGTCAAGTTCCGCCCCAAGACCAACGGCACCGTCAACACCGAGGAAGGCGGCATCCCCCGAGGCATCAAAATCGACCAGCCCTGGATCGCCGAAACCCCCGTCGGCGACTGGTTCTACGCTCCCGGCTTTACCAACGACTCCTCCGCCGTCATCCGCTACCTCCTCGAAGAAGTCGCCCGCGACGGCAACGTCTGTATCTGCATCGCCCCGCACCCCGACGGCTCCCTCGACGACAGCACCGTCAAGATGCTCAAGGAAACCGGCCAATGGATGCGCCTCAACGGCGACGGCATCTACGGCAGCAAGGCGTGGACACGCCTCGGCGAAGGCGCCGACGGCAAGCTCAACGTCCTTCCCGGCGGCAAGATCAGCCGCCGACAGGCCGACCACCGCTTCGCCCCTTCGGACATCCGCTTCACCGCCGGCAAGGACGGCAACCTCTACGCCTACTGCATGACCGTGCCCGCCACCGGCACCGCATTGCGCATCACGTCGCTCGGCACCACCGCCAACCTCGCCGGCAAGCCCGTCAAATCCGTCACCTTGCTCGGCTACACCGGCTCGCTCACGTGGAAACAGGAAGCGGACGCCCTCGTCGTCACCCTGCCCGACACCTCCACCTTCAAGACCGCGCTCGGGTTTAAAATCGAGACGAAGTGAAAAGTCTGGCCGACGGTTACCACCTCCTTCCCGTTCAATAAATTTCTTCCTTATGACAATACCCACCTTATCCTCCACCCTCCGCCTGTTCTCCGCCTGCGCGACCTTCGCCGCCCTCGTTTTCGCCGGTGGCGGCCTCCACGCCGCCGCCGCGTCCGAGCCGACGAACGCGTATCTGATGGTCCACTTCACCGGCGAGTCCCCGCGCGGCGAGCAGATCTACTTTTCCGTGAGCGAGGACGGCCTCCACTGGAGCGAACTCAACAACTCCGAGCCCGTGCTCGTCTCCACGATCGGCGACAAGGGCGTGCGCGATCCCGCGCTCGTCCGTTCGCCCGACGGGAAAAAGTTCTACCTGCTCGCCACCGATCTTCGCATCGCCAACCGCAAGGGTTGGGGCGCGGCCCGCGCCCAAGGCAGCACCTCTCTGGTCATCTGGGAATCGACCGATCTCGTGAACTGGTCCGCGCCCAGGATGGTCGATGTCGCGAGCGCGATTCCCGAAGCCGGCTGCGCCTGGGCCCCCGAGGCGATCTACGACGAGAGCAAGGGCGACTACTTCGTTTACTGGACCACGATGTCCCCGCGCGACGGCGTGCGCGAGGGTCGCATCTATTACGCCCGCACCAAGGATTTTCGCACCTTCACCCCGCCCGAGCTCTACATCGAGCGCAAAGGCCCCAGCGATATCATCGACACGCAGATCATCGCGGTGAAGGGGCAGAAGCACCACTTTTATCGCGCCTCGCGCGACA of Chthoniobacterales bacterium contains these proteins:
- a CDS encoding alpha-L-fucosidase; this encodes MRLLPALLTATALLASLASAAATACAALPPLPPFPALPATQAIDSVPMADSKNAAEVKLNLPIASGPYAPTWESIEKNYPGTPAWLRDAKFGIWVHFGPQAAGQSGDWYARNLYKQGSIAYKNHLRDYGHPSVSGYKEVLRDWNPTKLDPSALVALYKEAGARFLMIQGVHHDNFDMWDSRYQPWNSTRLGPKRDLLGEWTKAARAAGIRFGVTFHHEYNWWWWQTSFGSDNKDGPKPGVPYDGKLTLADSKGKWWEGLDPRLLYGVDLREYKGVVAAANHPWNPPPDGLFQNHAAYAKWYATWWALRMMDVVDKYSPDFIYTDGTNTQPFSGAGTGTGLKADAMQTVIADFYNQTLQRRGKVDVFSIVKFRPKTNGTVNTEEGGIPRGIKIDQPWIAETPVGDWFYAPGFTNDSSAVIRYLLEEVARDGNVCICIAPHPDGSLDDSTVKMLKETGQWMRLNGDGIYGSKAWTRLGEGADGKLNVLPGGKISRRQADHRFAPSDIRFTAGKDGNLYAYCMTVPATGTALRITSLGTTANLAGKPVKSVTLLGYTGSLTWKQEADALVVTLPDTSTFKTALGFKIETK
- a CDS encoding alpha-L-fucosidase, with product MRFIPVLVTTTALLASLASAADTVGTALPPLPPFPALPASQPVDSVPMADSKSAAEVKLDLPITPGPYAPTWDSIEKNYPGTPAWLRDAKFGIWVHFGPQAAGKSGDWYARNLYKPGTDAYKNHLANYGHPSEVGYKEVLRDWNPTKLDPAKLVEIYKDAGARYLIIQGVHHDEFDMWNSKYQPWNSTRLGPKRDLLGEWTKAARADGIRFGVTFHHEYSWWWWQTAFAADKNGSKAGVPYDGHLTLADGKGKWWEGLDPRLLYGVDLREYKGVVAAANDSWKPPAAGIFQNHAAYAKWYATWWALRMMDVVDKYQPDFIYTDGTNIQPFSGAGTGTGQKSDAMQRVIADFYNKTLQRRGKVDVFSIVKFRPKTNGTVNTQEGTIPRDIKRDQDWIAETPVGDWFYAPGFTNDSGAVIRYLLEQVSRDGNVGLCICPLPDGSLDDSTVKMLKETGEWMRLNGAGIYGSKAWTRLGEGTGGKLNVLPGGKIGRNQADHRFSASDIRFTVGKDGNLYAYCMTVPATGTQVRITSLGTTANALGKPVSSVTLLGYTGTLTWKQEPDALVVTLPDTSTFRTALGFKIETK
- a CDS encoding glycoside hydrolase family 31 protein; protein product: MIKLNHTTLPILLVCLMSTAPITLRAAVEQVQPHSRGASLQLTEGRLQVDFVTDRIARVRATKNADWSKTPSLMRVEVAEVPGRIRVKESSATVELRSDQLIVRIDRATEAVSYFDADGKPLLTEHPSQPRTLERVEVIKSLADPASVTKVTTVDGERERVGNYIQRKDRDAWRGKVSFRFAKDEALYGLGFDETSDLNLRGTTKRLYQHNLRILIPSLVSTRGYGLLFDAYSAMTFADGTNGGSMTFDVIDDLDYYFIAGPDMDGAVAGYRQLTGQAAMLPRWAYGYVQSKERYKTQDELVATVKEFRDRKIPLDVIVQDWSYWISSQWGGDVDTKRYPDVAKMIRDIHKQDARVIISIWPNPSDLSTAGKALKDAGHTLAGTPFIDFSNPEARKLYWETAAWKPFGQHGMDGWWCDSTEPENVDWQKDRPADPDSVNIAGLAKIIDPQYLNAYGLWSGTGIFKNQRASAPDRRVLNLTRSTYAGGQRTGSVIWTGDITASWETLAKEVASMQSMSAAGYPYVTTDTGGFFVARKAQWFWRGQFDKGVADLGYRELYTRWLQFGAFLPMFRSHGTDTPREPWRFGEPGTPFYDAIIGTIDLRYRLLPHLYSLSGRVARQNASWIRPVAFSFPEDAKTHDLKTQFMVGDELMIAPVLAPKLYGRDSTPVKDAPGSVDVYLPKNSAWIDFWTGRPLSGGQTVKADAPLSHSPLFVKAGSILPLGPRVQHSGEAPSAPLELRVYPGADGSYLLYEDQGDGWGYEKGAYSVIPITWNDRTRTLVIGARRSEFPGMLKIRTFRVVLVAPGAGTGIEAADTAAEVRYDGRTFNVPLPASAQPTK